In Lotus japonicus ecotype B-129 chromosome 5, LjGifu_v1.2, one genomic interval encodes:
- the LOC130716653 gene encoding putative 1-phosphatidylinositol-3-phosphate 5-kinase FAB1D isoform X1, with translation MCSMCHHCGAGLMESNVDDKKQGNESSVAIGKVPIKPCKFCGEKLGHENTKWNSTSPYATPLISPTVSLSSTGSCVSTCSEFSVDLNSFDRYSREEKTVESVTEGRDNKLNGDSQNVMENNSRESNNDNQGYTLRDVEIAQGHSFQEAKADGSENPTTSSAEETEYSLPDDLDIQTWELPEPENPQDDLDNNVTFNDDDDEDQGIGIANLGEPTSMSNSKDELSRSCSFKEEKQRAMEEVMNGKFKALVGQLLKSVGVSSSDGDKSWADIVTSLSWEAASFLKPGAIGGNAMNPDGYVKVKCIAAGSRSQSQLFKGLVFKKHAAHKHMPTKYKGPRLLLISGALGHSINGLSSFDSMDQEKDYLKSKMDLIEMCHPNVILVEKTVSRDIQESILAKGMTLVLDMKLHRLERIARCTGSPILSCDNLNSQKLRHCDSIYFEKFVEEHDGVGEGGKRSVKTLMFIEGCPTRLGCTILLKGTHSDELKRIKCVMRCAVIMAYHLILETSFVVDQKAMFSTIPSVNVADILPTNQESHDSASTNSSIPSLEYSAENGIISTDIPIRSGLDEKSTDGLNLESEGFSPFSHEPYNPAVLSGLSAISSSLKKVVGDSFPFPSSAPYASLSAYFGFNGRKPDDEVTKSVSILDSVEADENTSIEVKNHSNEVKLLNGGQSLSLPVNLDSNENASKDDDNGRSELQSKDDINSVLDSQSILVLMSSRNALRGNVCLQSHFSRIMFYKNFDIPLGKFLQDNLLNQTRLCETCQEPPEAHFYYYAHHNKQLTIQVKQLPLGTFLPGEAEGKIWMWSRCGKCKSCSTKRVLISTTARSLSFGKFLELSLSHYSSGRKLSCGHFLDRDFLYFFGLGHMVALFRYSSVTTYTVSMPPQKLEFNCAIRQEWLLKEIQNVYTKGISLFTEVANCLKTVQFDGSATFTLGGPIEKFSEVEKMLKQEREGFEATIKNAVAKIGDSDRAAFQLLSLNRLMWDLLVESCVWGRRLCSLHSLDHLRIESNVSEKVVQEHSHSKVEGTAGRENSSVDNFVEDDNLSGGGNIKTSVTSVEGNDLQIKEIPISGHLPECNEQDDDLRSKRSCDQNLNLSLDVAADATLLEKDFANLNNQVHENFPVATNIQTTLPSADLKVLNRSASPHSPISNLQDSNEWFWKPFSDIWQIGVREFQRRFFQKFEAVSSSITEYLPTASQFITEEGTRLHIPLKSDNHIMSDFEGELSSIIACALALLKDSSEVTEVDEDVRRESEIAASKSMESSSDSDSAQSTVTSSSEDSRASRAADNHSIEIPMGYAKSLGREKYSVTCHFAKQFRELRSWCCPSELDYIASLSRCRNWDAQGGKSKSFFAKTLDDRLIIKEIKKTELESFLGFSSLYFKHMRESFGSGSQTCLAKVLGIYQVTKRHIRSGKEVKQDLMVMENLTYNRNITRQYDLKGALFARYNSAADGAGDVLLDQNFVNDMNSSPLYVSHKAKRVLQRAVWNDTSFLNSINVMDYSLLVGVDSQKRELVCGIIDYLRQYTWDKHLETWMKTSLVVPKNVLPTIISPKEYKKRFRKFMSTYFLSVPDHWCSQKSPVPCKHCCSGEEDDSSQRKA, from the exons ATGTGTAGTATGTGCCATCATTGTGGTGCAGGCTTGATGGAATCAAATGTAGATGACAAGAAACAGGGTAATGAGAGTAGTGTAGCGATTGGTAAAGTTCCCATCAAACCTTGTAAATTCTGTGGAGAGAAGCTAGGGCATGAAAATACGAAATGGAATAGTACAAGTCCATATGCGACACCACTTATCAGTCCGACTGTATCATTGTCAAGTACTGGTAGCTGTGTGTCCACTTGCA GTGAATTTTCAGTTGATTTGAACTCATTTGACAG gTATAGTCGAGAAGAAAAGACAGTTGAAAGTGTCACGGAAGGTCGTGATAATAAGTTGAATGGGGATTCTCAAAATGTGATGGAAAACAACTCCCGAGAAAGCAATAATGACAACCAGGGTTACACACTGAGAGATGTGGAGATTGCACAAGGACATAGCTTTCAAGAAGCAAAAGCTGATGGTTCTGAAAATCCTACGACATCTTCTGCCGAAGAAACTGAATATTCTCTTCCTGATGATTTGGACATCCAAACTTGGGAACTTCCTGAGCCAGAAAACCCACAGGATGATCTGGACAATAATGTGACTTTTAATGACGACGATGATGAAGACCAGGGCATTGGGATTGCTAACTTGGGTGAGCCAACTTCTATGAGTAATTCTAAAGATGAATTAAGTAGGAGCTGTAGCTTCAAAGAGGAAAAACAAAGAGCAATGGAAGAAGTAATGAATGGAAAATTCAAGGCACTTGTAGGTCAGCTTCTTAAATCTGTGGGAGTTTCCTCTTCTGATGGTGATAAGAGTTGGGCGGACATAGTTACATCTTTATCTTGGGAAGCTGCGTCTTTTTTGAAGCCTGGTGCCATTGGAGGTAATGCAATGAATCCTGATGGATATGTTAAAGTGAAATGCATTGCAGCTGGTTCCCGCAGCCAAAG TCAACTTTTCAAAGGTTTGGTCTTCAAAAAACATGCTGCTCACAAGCATATGCCAACAAAGTACAAAGGTCCAAGATTGTTACTGATCAGCGGCGCGCTTGGCCATTCTATCAATGGGCTGTCCTCATTTGACTCCATGGACCAG GAGAAGGACTATCTTAAATCTAAAATGGATCTTATAGAAATGTGCCATCCAAATGTTATATTAGTGGAGAAAACTGTTTCTCGTGATATACAAGAGTCAATTTTGGCGAAGGGAATGACACTTGTACTTGATATGAAGCTTCATCGTCTGGAAAGAATTGCACGTTGTACTGGTTCACCAATCCTATCGTGTGATAATTTGAACAGTCAAAAGCTGAGACACTGCGACTCCATTTATTTTGAGAAGTTTGTGGAGGAACATGATGGTGTTGGTGAAGGAGGCAAAAGGTCCGTCAAGACTTTAATGTTCATTGAGGGATGCCCTACACGTTTGGGTTGTACG ATTTTGCTGAAAGGAACACACAGTGATGAACTTAAGAGGATCAAATGTGTCATGCGATGTGCCGTTATCATGGCATATCACTTAATCCTCGAAACCTCCTttgttgttgatcaaaaagcaatgTTCTCTACCATTCCTTCTGTGAATGTAGCAGATATCTTGCCAACCAATCAAGAATCCCATGATTCAGCATCAACTAATTCAAGTATTCCATCTCTCGAGTATTCTGCTGAAAATGGAATAATTAGTACTGATATTCCCATACGCAGTGGACTTGATGAAAAAAGCACCGATGGATTGAACTTGGAATCGGAAGGGTTTTCTCCATTTTCTCATGAACCATATAATCCAGCTGTCCTTTCTGGGTTGTCAGCTATTTCATCATCTCTGAAGAAAGTTGTGGGGGACAGTTTCCCCTTTCCATCTTCTGCTCCTTATGCGTCTCTATCAGCATACTTTGGCTTCAATGGAAGGAAACCTGATGATGAAGTCACCAAATCAGTTTCTATTTTGGACTCTGTGGAGGCAGATGAAAATACCAGTATTGAAGTGAAAAATCATTCTAATGAAGTGAAGTTACTTAATGGTGGTCAATCCCTGTCTTTGCCTGTGAACTTAGATTCGAATGAGAATGCAAGTAAAGATGATGATAATGGTAGAAGTGAACTGCAAAGCAAAGATGATATCAATTCGGTGTTGGATTCTCAGAGTATTTTGGTTTTGATGTCTAGCCGGAATGCCTTAAGAGGGAATGTATGCCTGCAAAGTCATTTTTCTCGTATTATGTTCTACAAGAATTTTGATATTCCACTTGGAAAGTTTCTGCAGGATAATCTACTCAATCAG ACAAGACTTTGTGAGACCTGTCAAGAACCGCCCGAAGCTCACTTCTATTATTATGCTCATCACAACAAACAACTCACTATACAAGTTAAACAATTGCCCCTCGGAACTTTTTTACCTGGGGAGGCAGAAGGTAAAATTTGGATGTGGAGCCGTTGTGGAAAATGCAAGTCTTGTTCTACAAAGAGAGTGTTGATATCCACCACTGCTCGTAGTCTATCATTTGGAAAGTTTTTGGAGCTTAGCCTTTCTCACTACTCTTCTGGCAGAAAATTGAGTTGTGGCCATTTTCTTGATAGAGATTTTCTCTACTTCTTTGG ACTGGGTCACATGGTTGCTCTGTTCAGATATTCTTCTGTCACTACTTATACTGTGTCAATGCCTCCTCAAAAGCTTGAGTTCAACTGTGCAATTCGGCAAGAGTGGCTTTTGAAAGAGATCCAGAAT gTATACACGAAAGGCATATCACTATTTACTGAAGTTGCAAACTGTTTGAAGACAGTACAATTTGATGGATCAGCTACCTTCACCCTTGGAGGACCAATAGAAAAGTTCTCTGAGGTTGAAAAGATGTTAAAGCAAGAGCGAGAAGGGTTTGAG GCAACTATCAAGAATGCTGTTGCTAAGATTGGTGATTCAGACCGGGCTGCCTTCCAACTTCTCAGTCTAAACCGATTGATGTGGGATCTTCTTGTAGAGTCATGTGTATGGGGTCGACGCTTATGCTCATTACACTCGCTTGATCATTTAAGAATTGAATCCAATGTCTCTGAGAAAGTTGTACAAGAGCATAGTCACTCAAAGGTGGAAGGTACTGCTGGTAGAGAAAATAGTTCTGTGGATAATTTTGTGGAAGATGACAATCTTAGTGGGGGTGGCAATATAAAAACATCAGTCACATCTGTGGAAGGAAATGATCTTCAAATAAAGGAAATTCCTATTAGTGGACATCTTCCTGAATGTAATGAACAGGATGATGATTTGAGATCAAAGAGATCGTGTGACCAAAATTTGAATCTGAGTCTAGATGTTGCAGCAGATGCTACTCTCCTGGAAAAGGATTTTGCTAATTTGAATAATCAAGTACATGAAAATTTCCCAGTTGCCACAAATATTCAAACTACTCTTCCAAGTGCTGATTTGAAGGTATTAAACAGGAGTGCTTCACCGCATTCACCTATTTCCAACTTGCAGGATTCAAATGAGTGGTTTTGGAAACCATTTTCTGACATTTGGCAGATAGGTGTTAGGGAATTCCAGAGAAGATTCTTTCAAAAATTTGAAGCTGTAAGCAGTTCTATTACAGAATATCTACCCACAGCAAGTCAATTTATCACTGAGGAAGGTACAAGGTTGCACATCCCTCTCAAGTCAGATAATCATATCATGTCTGACTTTGAGGGAGAACTCTCAAGCATAATTGCTTGTGCACTAGCTTTGTTGAAAGATTCGTCTGAGGTGACAGAAGTTGATGAGGATGTGAGGAGAGAAAGTGAAATAGCTGCTTCAAAATCAATGGAAAGTTCTTCAGATTCAGATTCTGCTCAGTCTACAGtaaccagttcttcagaagaTTCGCGAGCTTCTCGTGCTGCAGATAACCATAGCATAGAGATTCCTATGGGTTATGCAAAATCACTTGGCAGGGAAAAATATTCAGTAACATGCCATTTTGCAAAGCAGTTCCGTGAGCTAAGAAGTTGGTGTTGCCCATCTGAGCTTGATTATATTGCTTCTTTAAGCCGCTGTAGGAATTGGGATGCCCAAGGTGGAAAAAGTAAGTCGTTTTTTGCAAAAACTCTTGATGACAGGCTCATCATTAAGGAAATCAAGAAGACAGAACTTGAATCATTTTTGGGGTTTTCTTCTCTGTATTTCAAACACATGAGAGAGTCATTTGGGTCTGGAAGCCAAACATGCCTTGCCAAAGTTTTGGGGATATATCAG GTTACTAAAAGACACATCAGAAGTGGAAAAGAGGTTAAACAAGACCTCATGGTGATGGAAAATCTTACCTACAATCGAAATATTACTCGCCAGTATGATCTTAAAGGTGCTCTTTTTGCTCGGTACAATTCTGCAGCTGATGGTGCTGGAGATGTTCTTTTGGATCAGAACTTTGTGAATGACATGAACTCTTCTCCATTATATGTTAGTCATAAAGCCAAGCGTGTTCTTCAACGGGCTGTTTGGAATGACACATCTTTTCTCAAT TCAATCAATGTGATGGATTACTCCTTACTTGTTGGAGTAGATTCTCAGAAGCGCGAGCTTGTCTGCGGGATTATTGATTATCTCAGGCAGTATACATGGGACAAGCATCTTGAAACATGGATGAAGACTTCACTTGTTGTGCCTAAGAATGTTTTGCCAACTATAATCTCTCCAAAAGAATACAAGAAGAGGTTCAGAAAGTTTATGTCTACATATTTTTTGAGTGTTCCAGATCACTGGTGTTCTCAGAAATCCCCTGTTCCTTGCAAACATTGCTGCTCAGGGGAGGAAGATGACTCTTCCCAACGAAAGGCCTAG
- the LOC130716653 gene encoding putative 1-phosphatidylinositol-3-phosphate 5-kinase FAB1D isoform X2, translating to MCSMCHHCGAGLMESNVDDKKQGNESSVAIGKVPIKPCKFCGEKLGHENTKWNSTSPYATPLISPTVSLSSTGSCVSTCSEFSVDLNSFDSREEKTVESVTEGRDNKLNGDSQNVMENNSRESNNDNQGYTLRDVEIAQGHSFQEAKADGSENPTTSSAEETEYSLPDDLDIQTWELPEPENPQDDLDNNVTFNDDDDEDQGIGIANLGEPTSMSNSKDELSRSCSFKEEKQRAMEEVMNGKFKALVGQLLKSVGVSSSDGDKSWADIVTSLSWEAASFLKPGAIGGNAMNPDGYVKVKCIAAGSRSQSQLFKGLVFKKHAAHKHMPTKYKGPRLLLISGALGHSINGLSSFDSMDQEKDYLKSKMDLIEMCHPNVILVEKTVSRDIQESILAKGMTLVLDMKLHRLERIARCTGSPILSCDNLNSQKLRHCDSIYFEKFVEEHDGVGEGGKRSVKTLMFIEGCPTRLGCTILLKGTHSDELKRIKCVMRCAVIMAYHLILETSFVVDQKAMFSTIPSVNVADILPTNQESHDSASTNSSIPSLEYSAENGIISTDIPIRSGLDEKSTDGLNLESEGFSPFSHEPYNPAVLSGLSAISSSLKKVVGDSFPFPSSAPYASLSAYFGFNGRKPDDEVTKSVSILDSVEADENTSIEVKNHSNEVKLLNGGQSLSLPVNLDSNENASKDDDNGRSELQSKDDINSVLDSQSILVLMSSRNALRGNVCLQSHFSRIMFYKNFDIPLGKFLQDNLLNQTRLCETCQEPPEAHFYYYAHHNKQLTIQVKQLPLGTFLPGEAEGKIWMWSRCGKCKSCSTKRVLISTTARSLSFGKFLELSLSHYSSGRKLSCGHFLDRDFLYFFGLGHMVALFRYSSVTTYTVSMPPQKLEFNCAIRQEWLLKEIQNVYTKGISLFTEVANCLKTVQFDGSATFTLGGPIEKFSEVEKMLKQEREGFEATIKNAVAKIGDSDRAAFQLLSLNRLMWDLLVESCVWGRRLCSLHSLDHLRIESNVSEKVVQEHSHSKVEGTAGRENSSVDNFVEDDNLSGGGNIKTSVTSVEGNDLQIKEIPISGHLPECNEQDDDLRSKRSCDQNLNLSLDVAADATLLEKDFANLNNQVHENFPVATNIQTTLPSADLKVLNRSASPHSPISNLQDSNEWFWKPFSDIWQIGVREFQRRFFQKFEAVSSSITEYLPTASQFITEEGTRLHIPLKSDNHIMSDFEGELSSIIACALALLKDSSEVTEVDEDVRRESEIAASKSMESSSDSDSAQSTVTSSSEDSRASRAADNHSIEIPMGYAKSLGREKYSVTCHFAKQFRELRSWCCPSELDYIASLSRCRNWDAQGGKSKSFFAKTLDDRLIIKEIKKTELESFLGFSSLYFKHMRESFGSGSQTCLAKVLGIYQVTKRHIRSGKEVKQDLMVMENLTYNRNITRQYDLKGALFARYNSAADGAGDVLLDQNFVNDMNSSPLYVSHKAKRVLQRAVWNDTSFLNSINVMDYSLLVGVDSQKRELVCGIIDYLRQYTWDKHLETWMKTSLVVPKNVLPTIISPKEYKKRFRKFMSTYFLSVPDHWCSQKSPVPCKHCCSGEEDDSSQRKA from the exons ATGTGTAGTATGTGCCATCATTGTGGTGCAGGCTTGATGGAATCAAATGTAGATGACAAGAAACAGGGTAATGAGAGTAGTGTAGCGATTGGTAAAGTTCCCATCAAACCTTGTAAATTCTGTGGAGAGAAGCTAGGGCATGAAAATACGAAATGGAATAGTACAAGTCCATATGCGACACCACTTATCAGTCCGACTGTATCATTGTCAAGTACTGGTAGCTGTGTGTCCACTTGCA GTGAATTTTCAGTTGATTTGAACTCATTTGACAG TCGAGAAGAAAAGACAGTTGAAAGTGTCACGGAAGGTCGTGATAATAAGTTGAATGGGGATTCTCAAAATGTGATGGAAAACAACTCCCGAGAAAGCAATAATGACAACCAGGGTTACACACTGAGAGATGTGGAGATTGCACAAGGACATAGCTTTCAAGAAGCAAAAGCTGATGGTTCTGAAAATCCTACGACATCTTCTGCCGAAGAAACTGAATATTCTCTTCCTGATGATTTGGACATCCAAACTTGGGAACTTCCTGAGCCAGAAAACCCACAGGATGATCTGGACAATAATGTGACTTTTAATGACGACGATGATGAAGACCAGGGCATTGGGATTGCTAACTTGGGTGAGCCAACTTCTATGAGTAATTCTAAAGATGAATTAAGTAGGAGCTGTAGCTTCAAAGAGGAAAAACAAAGAGCAATGGAAGAAGTAATGAATGGAAAATTCAAGGCACTTGTAGGTCAGCTTCTTAAATCTGTGGGAGTTTCCTCTTCTGATGGTGATAAGAGTTGGGCGGACATAGTTACATCTTTATCTTGGGAAGCTGCGTCTTTTTTGAAGCCTGGTGCCATTGGAGGTAATGCAATGAATCCTGATGGATATGTTAAAGTGAAATGCATTGCAGCTGGTTCCCGCAGCCAAAG TCAACTTTTCAAAGGTTTGGTCTTCAAAAAACATGCTGCTCACAAGCATATGCCAACAAAGTACAAAGGTCCAAGATTGTTACTGATCAGCGGCGCGCTTGGCCATTCTATCAATGGGCTGTCCTCATTTGACTCCATGGACCAG GAGAAGGACTATCTTAAATCTAAAATGGATCTTATAGAAATGTGCCATCCAAATGTTATATTAGTGGAGAAAACTGTTTCTCGTGATATACAAGAGTCAATTTTGGCGAAGGGAATGACACTTGTACTTGATATGAAGCTTCATCGTCTGGAAAGAATTGCACGTTGTACTGGTTCACCAATCCTATCGTGTGATAATTTGAACAGTCAAAAGCTGAGACACTGCGACTCCATTTATTTTGAGAAGTTTGTGGAGGAACATGATGGTGTTGGTGAAGGAGGCAAAAGGTCCGTCAAGACTTTAATGTTCATTGAGGGATGCCCTACACGTTTGGGTTGTACG ATTTTGCTGAAAGGAACACACAGTGATGAACTTAAGAGGATCAAATGTGTCATGCGATGTGCCGTTATCATGGCATATCACTTAATCCTCGAAACCTCCTttgttgttgatcaaaaagcaatgTTCTCTACCATTCCTTCTGTGAATGTAGCAGATATCTTGCCAACCAATCAAGAATCCCATGATTCAGCATCAACTAATTCAAGTATTCCATCTCTCGAGTATTCTGCTGAAAATGGAATAATTAGTACTGATATTCCCATACGCAGTGGACTTGATGAAAAAAGCACCGATGGATTGAACTTGGAATCGGAAGGGTTTTCTCCATTTTCTCATGAACCATATAATCCAGCTGTCCTTTCTGGGTTGTCAGCTATTTCATCATCTCTGAAGAAAGTTGTGGGGGACAGTTTCCCCTTTCCATCTTCTGCTCCTTATGCGTCTCTATCAGCATACTTTGGCTTCAATGGAAGGAAACCTGATGATGAAGTCACCAAATCAGTTTCTATTTTGGACTCTGTGGAGGCAGATGAAAATACCAGTATTGAAGTGAAAAATCATTCTAATGAAGTGAAGTTACTTAATGGTGGTCAATCCCTGTCTTTGCCTGTGAACTTAGATTCGAATGAGAATGCAAGTAAAGATGATGATAATGGTAGAAGTGAACTGCAAAGCAAAGATGATATCAATTCGGTGTTGGATTCTCAGAGTATTTTGGTTTTGATGTCTAGCCGGAATGCCTTAAGAGGGAATGTATGCCTGCAAAGTCATTTTTCTCGTATTATGTTCTACAAGAATTTTGATATTCCACTTGGAAAGTTTCTGCAGGATAATCTACTCAATCAG ACAAGACTTTGTGAGACCTGTCAAGAACCGCCCGAAGCTCACTTCTATTATTATGCTCATCACAACAAACAACTCACTATACAAGTTAAACAATTGCCCCTCGGAACTTTTTTACCTGGGGAGGCAGAAGGTAAAATTTGGATGTGGAGCCGTTGTGGAAAATGCAAGTCTTGTTCTACAAAGAGAGTGTTGATATCCACCACTGCTCGTAGTCTATCATTTGGAAAGTTTTTGGAGCTTAGCCTTTCTCACTACTCTTCTGGCAGAAAATTGAGTTGTGGCCATTTTCTTGATAGAGATTTTCTCTACTTCTTTGG ACTGGGTCACATGGTTGCTCTGTTCAGATATTCTTCTGTCACTACTTATACTGTGTCAATGCCTCCTCAAAAGCTTGAGTTCAACTGTGCAATTCGGCAAGAGTGGCTTTTGAAAGAGATCCAGAAT gTATACACGAAAGGCATATCACTATTTACTGAAGTTGCAAACTGTTTGAAGACAGTACAATTTGATGGATCAGCTACCTTCACCCTTGGAGGACCAATAGAAAAGTTCTCTGAGGTTGAAAAGATGTTAAAGCAAGAGCGAGAAGGGTTTGAG GCAACTATCAAGAATGCTGTTGCTAAGATTGGTGATTCAGACCGGGCTGCCTTCCAACTTCTCAGTCTAAACCGATTGATGTGGGATCTTCTTGTAGAGTCATGTGTATGGGGTCGACGCTTATGCTCATTACACTCGCTTGATCATTTAAGAATTGAATCCAATGTCTCTGAGAAAGTTGTACAAGAGCATAGTCACTCAAAGGTGGAAGGTACTGCTGGTAGAGAAAATAGTTCTGTGGATAATTTTGTGGAAGATGACAATCTTAGTGGGGGTGGCAATATAAAAACATCAGTCACATCTGTGGAAGGAAATGATCTTCAAATAAAGGAAATTCCTATTAGTGGACATCTTCCTGAATGTAATGAACAGGATGATGATTTGAGATCAAAGAGATCGTGTGACCAAAATTTGAATCTGAGTCTAGATGTTGCAGCAGATGCTACTCTCCTGGAAAAGGATTTTGCTAATTTGAATAATCAAGTACATGAAAATTTCCCAGTTGCCACAAATATTCAAACTACTCTTCCAAGTGCTGATTTGAAGGTATTAAACAGGAGTGCTTCACCGCATTCACCTATTTCCAACTTGCAGGATTCAAATGAGTGGTTTTGGAAACCATTTTCTGACATTTGGCAGATAGGTGTTAGGGAATTCCAGAGAAGATTCTTTCAAAAATTTGAAGCTGTAAGCAGTTCTATTACAGAATATCTACCCACAGCAAGTCAATTTATCACTGAGGAAGGTACAAGGTTGCACATCCCTCTCAAGTCAGATAATCATATCATGTCTGACTTTGAGGGAGAACTCTCAAGCATAATTGCTTGTGCACTAGCTTTGTTGAAAGATTCGTCTGAGGTGACAGAAGTTGATGAGGATGTGAGGAGAGAAAGTGAAATAGCTGCTTCAAAATCAATGGAAAGTTCTTCAGATTCAGATTCTGCTCAGTCTACAGtaaccagttcttcagaagaTTCGCGAGCTTCTCGTGCTGCAGATAACCATAGCATAGAGATTCCTATGGGTTATGCAAAATCACTTGGCAGGGAAAAATATTCAGTAACATGCCATTTTGCAAAGCAGTTCCGTGAGCTAAGAAGTTGGTGTTGCCCATCTGAGCTTGATTATATTGCTTCTTTAAGCCGCTGTAGGAATTGGGATGCCCAAGGTGGAAAAAGTAAGTCGTTTTTTGCAAAAACTCTTGATGACAGGCTCATCATTAAGGAAATCAAGAAGACAGAACTTGAATCATTTTTGGGGTTTTCTTCTCTGTATTTCAAACACATGAGAGAGTCATTTGGGTCTGGAAGCCAAACATGCCTTGCCAAAGTTTTGGGGATATATCAG GTTACTAAAAGACACATCAGAAGTGGAAAAGAGGTTAAACAAGACCTCATGGTGATGGAAAATCTTACCTACAATCGAAATATTACTCGCCAGTATGATCTTAAAGGTGCTCTTTTTGCTCGGTACAATTCTGCAGCTGATGGTGCTGGAGATGTTCTTTTGGATCAGAACTTTGTGAATGACATGAACTCTTCTCCATTATATGTTAGTCATAAAGCCAAGCGTGTTCTTCAACGGGCTGTTTGGAATGACACATCTTTTCTCAAT TCAATCAATGTGATGGATTACTCCTTACTTGTTGGAGTAGATTCTCAGAAGCGCGAGCTTGTCTGCGGGATTATTGATTATCTCAGGCAGTATACATGGGACAAGCATCTTGAAACATGGATGAAGACTTCACTTGTTGTGCCTAAGAATGTTTTGCCAACTATAATCTCTCCAAAAGAATACAAGAAGAGGTTCAGAAAGTTTATGTCTACATATTTTTTGAGTGTTCCAGATCACTGGTGTTCTCAGAAATCCCCTGTTCCTTGCAAACATTGCTGCTCAGGGGAGGAAGATGACTCTTCCCAACGAAAGGCCTAG